The Mycolicibacterium hassiacum DSM 44199 genome includes a window with the following:
- a CDS encoding DUF885 domain-containing protein has protein sequence MPSLAVSVGRVNATTLIREYLLLGLRFDRVEEGYVDAYTGDPQLRRIVADEPPPQPADLARQARRLLAELPAVDLEPARADFIGAHLRALECAARKFAGEQVGFVDEVEAYFDVRITKGDPERYRQAHARLDEVLGGSGPLADRMQAYRAAEQVPPERLEECIHAFSSALRDRVREMYPLPETETITYEVVTDKPWSGFNYYLGDYRSRVAVNADLKQQMSNLPRLVAHESYPGHHTEHCRKEAGLVRRAGQDEQTIFLVNTPQCLMAEGLADLGLYAAVGPDWGGWAAEIYADLGLAFDGERAQAVAEATTALADVRQDAALMLHDEHRDVDEVVAYLKRWLLVDDDRARQMLRFLASPLWRAYTSTYVEGYRLLRGWLDARPAEVSLAERFGRLLDEPLIPSALRAA, from the coding sequence ATGCCAAGTCTTGCAGTTAGCGTTGGGCGCGTGAACGCCACCACCTTGATCCGCGAATACCTGCTCCTCGGGCTGCGCTTCGACCGGGTCGAGGAGGGCTACGTCGACGCCTACACCGGCGATCCGCAACTGCGCCGGATCGTCGCCGACGAGCCCCCGCCGCAGCCCGCTGACCTGGCCCGGCAGGCCCGCCGCCTGCTGGCCGAGCTGCCCGCGGTGGACCTCGAGCCCGCCCGCGCCGACTTCATCGGCGCGCACCTGCGGGCGCTGGAATGCGCGGCGCGCAAGTTCGCCGGTGAGCAGGTCGGGTTCGTCGACGAGGTCGAGGCCTACTTCGACGTGCGGATCACCAAGGGGGACCCCGAGCGCTACCGACAGGCCCACGCCCGGCTGGACGAGGTGCTGGGCGGCAGCGGTCCGCTGGCCGACCGGATGCAGGCCTACCGGGCCGCCGAGCAGGTGCCGCCGGAGCGGTTGGAGGAGTGCATCCACGCGTTCTCCAGCGCGTTGCGGGACCGGGTGCGGGAGATGTACCCGCTGCCGGAGACCGAGACCATCACCTACGAGGTGGTGACCGACAAACCGTGGTCGGGGTTCAACTACTACCTGGGCGACTACCGGTCCAGGGTGGCGGTCAACGCCGACCTCAAGCAGCAGATGTCCAACCTGCCGCGTCTGGTCGCCCACGAGTCCTATCCCGGACATCACACCGAGCACTGCCGCAAGGAAGCCGGCCTGGTGCGCCGCGCCGGGCAGGACGAGCAGACCATCTTCCTGGTCAACACCCCGCAGTGCCTGATGGCCGAGGGCCTGGCCGACCTGGGCCTGTACGCGGCGGTCGGCCCGGACTGGGGCGGCTGGGCCGCCGAGATCTACGCCGACCTCGGGCTGGCCTTCGACGGGGAGCGGGCCCAGGCGGTCGCCGAGGCCACCACCGCGCTGGCCGACGTGCGCCAGGACGCCGCGCTGATGCTGCACGACGAACACCGCGACGTCGACGAGGTCGTCGCCTACCTCAAGCGCTGGCTGCTGGTCGACGACGACCGGGCCCGCCAGATGCTGCGGTTTCTGGCCTCGCCGCTGTGGCGCGCCTACACCAGCACCTACGTCGAGGGCTACCGGCTGTTGCGCGGCTGGCTCGACGCCCGGCCTGCCGAGGTGTCGCTGGCCGAGCGGTTCGGCCGCCTGCTCGACGAGCCGCTGATCCCGTCGGCGCTGCGCGCCGCCTGA